In Trichoplusia ni isolate ovarian cell line Hi5 unplaced genomic scaffold, tn1 tig00003823, whole genome shotgun sequence, a single window of DNA contains:
- the LOC113508104 gene encoding uncharacterized protein LOC113508104, which yields MLSKLISKFDKNPNTVYVNTFESPVGTVIAAADENYLYIATFEDSKNFEKCFDVVAKELSCKYILKKNEVLQTFEKELSAYFEGKLKKFTIPIKTFGSDFQKEVWKKLMDLPYGSTQSYGDLAKDLGRSASHSRAVGAACGANALLIVVPCHRLVASGSKGGYNSGVDRKDKLIELEKKGSM from the exons ATGCTGTCGAAACTTATTTCCAAGTTCGATAAGAATCCGAATACAGTCTATGTTAACACATTTGAGTCTCCTGTGGGAACAGTGATTGCGGCTGCGGATGAAAACTATTTGTATATCGCTACATTTGAAGATTccaaaaactttgaaaagtgTTTTGATGTTGTAGCCAAAGAACTAtcttgtaagtatattttaaagaaaaatgaagtGCTGCAGACTTTTGAAAAGGAACTCTCGGCATATTTTGAAGGCAAACTAAAAAAGTTCACAATTCCAATAAAAACATTTGGCTCTGATTTCCAAaag GAAGTATGGAAAAAGCTTATGGACCTACCATATGGTAGTACCCAATCATATGGTGACTTAGCCAAGGATTTGGGTCGCTCAGCCAGCCACTCTAGAGCAGTAGGTGCAGCGTGTGGAGCAAATGCATTACTTATAGTTGTTCCATGTCACCGATTAGTTGCATCAGGATCTAAAGGAGGATATAACAGTGGGGTGGACCGAAAAGATAAACTTATTGAACTTGAGAAGAAAGGTTCTATGTAG